The Malus sylvestris chromosome 12, drMalSylv7.2, whole genome shotgun sequence genome contains a region encoding:
- the LOC126594121 gene encoding calmodulin-binding protein 25-like yields the protein MASSEDVASMMEPWALRPNTFADSWISDAFARDTKTFTMALQKSICSNPELLDFSSDDLFMPFLNTIFQTPETAPTPTVSGLSGSDDLESVAAPLKKQQRSVIPVANGGGKVSKRKSRASKRSQTTFITADPSNFRQMVQQVTGVRFGNGQVTMQSVLKPEPHRPGSLLPGGVGVCMPTLDTSAYLLDHHNHEQQLMGPTSTRIATGPWHGPNTTLTGSSPVSFGGTGGVDVASSGGVASGGLGFDSFASFPTLESWKVM from the coding sequence ATGGCGTCGTCGGAAGACGTGGCGAGCATGATGGAGCCGTGGGCTTTGAGGCCCAACACCTTCGCGGACTCCTGGATCTCCGACGCCTTCGCTCGCGACACCAAAACTTTCACCATGGCCCTCCAGAAGTCCATCTGCAGCAACCCGGAGCTGCTCGATTTTTCCTCTGACGATTTGTTCATGCCGTTTCTCAACACCATCTTCCAAACACCCGAGACAGCACCCACCCCCACCGTTTCTGGACTTTCCGGCTCGGACGACCTCGAGTCCGTGGCCGCACCGCTGAAAAAGCAGCAGAGAAGCGTGATTCCGGTGGCGAATGGCGGTGGTAAGGTTTCGAAACGGAAGTCGCGCGCGTCGAAACGGTCCCAGACGACTTTCATCACGGCGGACCCGAGCAACTTCCGACAGATGGTGCAACAGGTGACCGGAGTCAGATTCGGTAACGGACAGGTCACTATGCAGTCGGTTCTGAAGCCGGAGCCACACAGACCCGGTAGCCTGTTGCCCGGAGGGGTTGGCGTCTGCATGCCGACACTCGATACGTCGGCCTATCTTTTGGATCATCACAATCATGAGCAGCAGCTGATGGGGCCCACTTCGACGAGGATAGCTACTGGGCCGTGGCATGGGCCCAACACGACGTTGACCGGGTCTAGCCCAGTGTCGTTTGGCGGGACGGGTGGCGTCGACGTGGCTTCTAGCGGTGGCGTTGCGTCTGGGGGATTAGGTTTTGACTCGTTTGCGAGCTTTCCCACCTTGGAGTCGTGGAAGGTCATGTGA
- the LOC126594127 gene encoding uncharacterized protein LOC126594127, whose amino-acid sequence MKPSLYHFLSLSATGKPMKRRFKARFEARNLRGSRHKKNPAQQRKLRDEKKQVKAVQDSPRSHCLAKQGEEKAANPYCECCCGAAGSHYRANCPYLRWLPWNVDTVGKGFVIMCQFCSAIGDDCRHQRKRAVRLACTRCGVEGHHVNGACSVKNGMEYGRKITLGRRPDPSLRGLWIGN is encoded by the exons ATGAAACCCTCTCTctatcactttctctctctctcagccaCGGGCAAACCAATGAAACGCCGATTCAAAGCCAGATTCGAGGCCAGGAACCTCCGCGGATCCAGGCATAAGAAGAATCCAGCCCAACAGCGGAAGCTACGAG ATGAGAAGAAACAAGTAAAAGCTGTTCAAGACTCTCCCCGTTCACACTGTCTTGCAAAACAAGGAGAAGAAAAGGCTGCTAATCCTTATTGTGAATGTTGCTGTGGTGCTGCGGGTTCCCATTATAGGGCAAATTGCCCGTATTTGAGGTGGCTCCCGTGGAACGTAGATACTGTTGGCAAGGGCTTTGTTATAATGTGTCAGTTTTGTTCTGCCATTGGCGACGACTGCAGGCATCAACGAAAGCGTGCTGTTCGACTTGCATGTACTCGTTGTGGAGTGGAAGGCCACCACGTGAATGGTGCGTGTTCGGTGAAGAATGGAATGGAATATGGACGTAAGATTACTCTTGGGCGCAGACCAGACCCTAGTCTTCGGGGACTGTGGATCGGTAATTAA